In Hippopotamus amphibius kiboko isolate mHipAmp2 chromosome 6, mHipAmp2.hap2, whole genome shotgun sequence, the genomic window tgtgtgttgaGGGGAGTTCCATGTGGAGCACAGAacggggaggcagggagaagccCGGTGGTGTCTGGGTGAGGAAGCCATCTTCTTGGTCAGGGACAGGAAGGAGGCACCCACTGCTCTCCTCCCTGCTGGCTCAGCCTCCACGGCCCCTGAGAGTGGGAAGGGCTACAGGAggagaaaatgcaggaaaaaggCCAAGACCATGGGCTCTACGGTCAAGGTGGCTGGGTTCGAACCCGACTCCCACTTACTTACAAGCTGTGCCACTTTGTACAAACATGTTTTGCTTCTTGAGCCCTTTTCCTGATTTGTGAAATGAGGATGCTGAAATCTCCCTcagagggctgctgtgaggattactCGTAGAAAGCAGGAAGGCAGCTGTTGAGCTATCATTATTAATATGAACAATGGTATTATTTCTGTTACTGATAAGCAAATTTATTTAGCATTCCCCATGAGCTTATTCAATAAAAGCCAACtccaaagctattcttttcttggtgtgaataaaaaaaattaagcttctGGACCTGCCACGCTGAGGCCTGGACCCTGAGCCGTGGTGAACCAGTGACTGCACTCCCAAAGCTCAGCAGGGCAGCGGCCTCCCCGGATCCCAACCAGCACTCAGAACTGTCTCACATGGAACGTATGAATGTGTGAACACACCGCCTGTAGCGCTGTGTGAAATAAATACTGCTTGTAGgggaatgtaatttttatttgtgggggaatgtaatttttttttgcagcCAACAAAAAAGTTCTTATAGAGGCTTCTGGGAGTTACCAGGAGTGGTGGGAGTGAGTCTATAGTATGCATAATAATAATTACCTGCACCAAGGTTTTGTAAAATGTAAACGGAATAATGATGTAAACTACTTATTTCCTAGCACAAAGCAAGCACTGGATAGAAACATTTCACATTTTGCAAatgggagtttttgtttttgtttcgttAGGCTCACATTGTGTTATTTAAATCAGACAGAACCTCTCCaaaggggtgtggggagggaggatattccaaaattcaaaatatcatATCTGTgctggtaaaaaagaaaaaaatcacatttattttacaaGGCAGTATTTTTCTAAAGTATTATACAGAGAGGAAAGTTGAGCTGTTTGTAGGAAAACAGGATATAATTTTAGGAAATTACAGAAGGATCAACATTGTGCTTAAAACTTgaaaacaggttttaaaaatcacacagtgAGTGAGTATTACAAGGTACGAACAGCCTTAAAAGTACATATGAACACAATGATATGGAAGCTCAGCATTAAAACTGCTAGTGATTATTTGCTTTCAGACTTGTTCAGACTATTAAGAGAGCACTGCTTCAACCTTAATAGAAAGAAGAACTCAAAGCACTAACAGAAACGCGGTCCTTTCCCAATACAGGCAACTCTCAATTACCCACAATAATGAAAGGGAGCAGTGACATGAGAAATATTCTAAAGGTAAATAATTCCAAAATGAGTTTTGAGAAGTACCTCTGTACTTATGTTTGGATGTGAGGAGCACTGACATCCCTGGAACTGATGACACTGAGAGAGTGTGGAAACACCCacttctttctcccctcctcagTGGGAAGAGACATAATTACACACGGCAGAAAAGCCTAAAATACAACTAACCTTAATGTGCTCACACTTCCTCTGGAGAGGAGAATAGGAACGAAAACCCAAGAACACTTTGTTTTCCTCATGTAAAAACCCAAAACATGTCAACAAAATTTTGCAAACAAGATGGACTAATCAAGTAGTGactgtataaatatttttttaacttgtgcctttttttttcttgcctagaAGTATTTATGCCACCAAAAGTATCTGGATATTTTGACAGCTTTCTAAATTATCTGGTTGCATCCTATTGCCAAGTAGAGAAATTTGCATAAAAAGGAGTTTATGATCAGTCCCAAAAGAACTATGATGTTCAAACAGGCcaagaagtagaaataaaaccACCACTCCCAAGACAAAATCAAATCCTAGATCAAATCCAATAAGTACTTCAGGAAAACAACTTCACGGTTTTGTTCTGGTtttggtgattttattttttgtttcattttgtactgTATTACCTTGAACTACTGGCATTCCCCTTCTAGGAAAGCTACTGTTTTTCCTCAGGGATTTCCTCAAATTTGCATTTCAAATCTTGAAAATACCTAGATTTAATGCTTCAATTGTTAATGTATCAAATAGTTATAATGACAAAAGCATTTTAATTGCTTTGTCATTTCTTAGAAAAGTCATGAACACACGTGAAacttaaaaattctaaaagaaatcttGGTTAGATAAGAAAGCTAACCACACAGCACTTATCCTACCTAATAGCTTTTACACCAACTTTCAAAAAGTGGGAATGATGTCACTTTTTGACAAAAGCCCAAGAAAGCAGGTTTTCCATCCACGCAGCCCAACTCTGCCCCAAGTGAGCAAAGGTCCAAATGATAAAGTTCTCATATCTCTCAATGTACAAGTATTAATCAAAAGCCTATTTAACATGACCGTGTTCAATGTCTAGAGTACACACAGTTTCTAAAGTGCCTATAAATATGCTTATACAAATGAGCAGTGCAGTATCAGGATCACAGAGAAATTCTTTCACAGAATATAAAACAGAACAGGCCTAGAATTTAAGTTGAAACtacatatttttatatccttATCAGTTGTTTTTGCAATGCAAGCACAGAAACAATTCTGGTTCAATCATATATGATTTTCAGATAATCAGTAACAGTgctaggacaaaaaaaaaattcttgcttGTGCTTATTTAGAAAAGGCTATTTTGAGATCCAGGAACATCTGATACTTAGAATCCAGTGGAACATCTCCAATTCTATAAAACAGACTAGTAAGTGAACCTTAGTGAGTTTTCAATCATAAAGAGTTtgtgcaaatatttaaagtgattagcAACTAGTGTTAAATCCAAAAATTTCACTAAAATTGTGGCTAATCTGAATGGCAGTTCAGGAGTTTAAACAGGAATGTAGGCACAATCACAGATGTTCCCATAATGTGCCCAACCCTGACACAGCCAGCCTCAGAAACGTGGCCCTGTCTGTGCGCGTGGCTTCCCGCGACTCTGGAGACCTGGTGGTGGACCTCAATTAGATTAACGGATGGAGGAGAGAACTGGTAGGAATGGTGCAGAGAAAGAGAGCCTCGTGTTCCCACCCAGGGATGTAACAAGCTCACCCAGCGCCAGGTGCAGACAGGACCCTGGCGTCGCCCTGGCTGCAGCTGGCCATTCAATCCCAGCGGGTGCTGAGaatcccagggcagggctcatcAGCTGTCTGTTCCTAAGCCCCTCTCCACACGCCCGCCTCTGCCACCCTCTCCTGGGCCCACTGTACCTGGAGCTCTGCTCAGCACCTTCTCGGTTTGACTTCTTGAGTCTTTACTGTTTCAGTAAGTGGGAACTTTATGCTGGCTGCATTCCCATCTAGCACAGAAAGTGTTAACTAACACTGCTTTCAAAGAAATACGCACACTCTGCTTTCTAAACCCTATGGATGTTTGGGGCACCTAAACCTAACAAAATCTTCTAGCCAGTCACATGAACTATACATACAACTAAGAAAGCAGGTTCTGCCTGGAGTGATTTGTGAAAGATGCCACGCAGAGGCTTCAGCAAAGGACACAACAGGCCTcttcttatttcttaaaatacaaactAATGTGACACAGAAGAGACATGTCATAATGCTGACAGAGCATGAGATGATGCCAGGAGAGCACACGTGTGGACAGTCAGGGTCAAAGAACTACTTCTCTGTCTCCAACGTTGACAGTTCTGGTTTCACGTGGCCATGGTTTAAACTTCCCGGATTTTTAACTATGCCTCACAGACGGTACGTGTGGAGAAACAGCAGCTAACCAGCTCGCATGAGAACACCTGTTATAAATGGAGATCAGGAGCAGAATTCTGAAGAGAGCTAAATAGGAAAAGAGAACATTCACAACAGCCCGTGAATATTCCTGTAGTAAAGTGAGTGAATATTACACAAAATATGTTCTCCTGACTTAGCAGCGAACTAGTTCAACTGTTTTTGCATTGGCATAAAAAATCCATGCATCATACTGAATTCTAATCTACTTCTCACCTAAGCCGCTCTAGTGCTTCATACAACCAAACGAAGCAGAATTAATCAAACCTATTAGATTCATTCCTAATCCCTAAGGGACTGCGGTCCTTAGCATTTCCATGCTGACTAAAACTATtactgattcttttctcttaagaCATCAGATGTGGCTGCTTCCTAAGTATAATGCTATGTAACTCCTAAAAGTCTCCCCCAGATCTGAAGGACAATTTCAAAAAGCAGGGAATTGGCAGGGAACCCACCCAAGAGGCCGGCTCAAATGCTCCAACTCCTTCCACAGCCAGCCCAGGCCAAGcacacctctccctcccctgggtTCCCAGGGCACTCTGGGTCCCATCACCTGCATGTGTTACCTCCTCTAACGGACTGTGGTCCCTTCCTGCGGGAGTCAGGCCTTATTCATTCTGTATCCCCACAACACCCTGAAGAGTGTAGGCACTCAGCTAAAGCTGGACTGAGCGTGAAATAGAAGATGTCATCTCTTCTGAAGCGAGGTCTAGCTCAGCCCCAGATCATGGAGACACTGGCCATAACCAGGGACTGAGCTGGCCTCCAGCAACCTCCCAGAAGTAAGCTAGGGCAACACTGGCCCAGacccagtgcagggggtggggagatggggaaagGGACAGAATGGCATCGACCAGTGCACACCTTGAGGGGCCACGTGAACCAATTTCCACATGGGACTAGCAGGGTAGGGACCCTCATCAGCATGCCAAAAGGAATGCCAAAGAGTTGTTCTTCGCAGAACTGGCGACTTATAAAACACAGTGTCTCCTTTACTCTGGGCAGCTCCTCAGCCTGATCCATGATGCTCTGTGATCATCCCTTCACCACTTCATCGTTCTCAAAGTCCCGTGAAATTAAGGCTGGGTCACAGTTCATGACACCAGATGCTACATAGAAAGGAAGTCAAGATACAAAAGGAAAccatttataagaaaaagaacGTCTTAGTTATAAGACTAATTTAAAAGTGAAGCTAAATCAGCAGACCACTGAACTGCTATGGTTGTTACAGAAGGGTAGAAAACACCAACTGCATCGGAAAAAGGATCCATCAGACAAAAGTACAAAAGCTCAGCATGGATCGAGGGACGTGGCTTCCTGCCTGGACCCTCACACGGTGGTTTCTATTGTTTCAATCACTTCCAGATCAGACTGTGACGGGGAGAGAAGGGTGCACTCGTCCGGTTCCCAGCTGCTCTCTGGACTGTAATCTTCCTCTGAACTCAGTTCTGCTCCTTCTTCTGTGTCCTCATCACACGATTCCACATAGTGAGCCCCGACTGCATTGATCCCAGAGTCCTCAGAACTTGAGGGGGAAGAGCAGTGATCTATTTTTGGTGTACTGCTCTCTTTTGATATTAAGGCATCACCACGTGCAGAGACCTCCTCAGGGCTCATTTTGTGGGAATGTGGCGCCGGCTGCTTCTGCACGTAACACATCTTCCCATTAATACATTTAACCTGATAGTTGTCAATAAAGAGGTCTGAGATCATACAGTACCTTGGTGAATCaggggggagaggaggctggaagACAGATGCAAATTTCAAGAAGTGTTCAGTGAGGGAGACTGAGATCTGAATGGTGTTTGTAGGTTCCCGAGGCTTCGCGGGAATCTCAGTGCTTGGAAGCTGTTCCACAGGGGTCATCGGCTGATACACGTATTTGCCTGTGGGGAACACAAAAAGGCAGCTGAAATCTAAGAGTATTACACACACTACGTTAAGGTA contains:
- the C6H3orf70 gene encoding UPF0524 protein C3orf70 homolog isoform X2, encoding MRAAAAPAPERGWKSEKVDEAQALARSCAARRPDFQPCDGLSICATHSHGKYVYQPMTPVEQLPSTEIPAKPREPTNTIQISVSLTEHFLKFASVFQPPLPPDSPRYCMISDLFIDNYQVKCINGKMCYVQKQPAPHSHKMSPEEVSARGDALISKESSTPKIDHCSSPSSSEDSGINAVGAHYVESCDEDTEEGAELSSEEDYSPESSWEPDECTLLSPSQSDLEVIETIETTV
- the C6H3orf70 gene encoding UPF0524 protein C3orf70 homolog isoform X1 produces the protein MRAAAAPAPERGWKSEKVDEAQALARSCAARRPDFQPCDGLSICATHSHGKCFKLHWCCHLGWCHCKYVYQPMTPVEQLPSTEIPAKPREPTNTIQISVSLTEHFLKFASVFQPPLPPDSPRYCMISDLFIDNYQVKCINGKMCYVQKQPAPHSHKMSPEEVSARGDALISKESSTPKIDHCSSPSSSEDSGINAVGAHYVESCDEDTEEGAELSSEEDYSPESSWEPDECTLLSPSQSDLEVIETIETTV